The segment TAAATTACAATGTGAGTTACGCAAGGGTAGGCCAGATGACCGATTATGATAAGCTTACTATGGAGGTTTGGACCACCGGGGCAGTGGGTCCTCAGGACGCAGTCGGTTTTGCAGCGAAAATACTGAAGGACCAAATGAGTGTTTTTGCGCCGTTTGGCGAGGCAGAGGAGGAGATAAAGGAAGAAGAGACAGTGAGGAAATCAGCTTCTTTGAATGAAAATCTTTTCAGACTGGTTGATGAACTGGAGCTTTCCGTGCGTTCAGCCAACTGTCTTAAGAATGCCGATATAAAATACATAGGAGAACTGGTGCAGAAGACAGAAAGTGAAATGTTAAAGACCAAAAATTTTGGAAGAAAATCCTTAAATGAGATAAAAGAGATGATTGTGGGCATGAGGCTTAATTTTGGCATGAAACTGGATAACTTTCCACCCAGGGAAGAATTGGATAAGATGTCGCTGTACAATAAAGAGACGGTATAGGGGTCATTATGAGACATAACAGAGATGAAAAAAGATTTGATAGGCCGGTCGGTCATTTAAGGTGCATGATGGCCAATATGACAAATTCGTTTTTTTTGCACGGGAGAATAAAAACCACACTGGCCAAGGCAAAAGAATTAAGACGCTTTGCCGAAGGTATGATTACGCTCGGCAAAAAAGGCGATATGCCTGCCAGAAGGCGGGCTATGGCCTTTATGAGAGACAAGACTATTGTAACAAGGCTTTTTGACGAAATATCGTCTAAATATAAAGATAGAAACGGCGGTTATACAAGGATACTCCATGCCGATGTAAGGCCTGGCGATTCAAGCCAAATGGCGCTGATAGAGTTGACTCCGGCAGGTGAAGAAAAGCAGGAAAAAAAGGGTAAAACCATGAAGCCTGCGTCACAGAAAAAAGCAGCAGGTTCAGCTAAGCGGGTCGAAAAGGCAGCATAGGAAAATAAATTCGTGCGGGTGTAGCTCAGCGGTAGAGCACGACCTTGCCAAGGTCGGGGTCGCGGGTTCGATCCCCGTCGCCCGCTCCAGAAAAAGAAGCTCATAGCTCATAGCAAAAACTATGAGCCATGAGCTATGAGCAATGGGCTATGAAACTTGCCGACAAAAAAGAACTTCTCCAAAAATATCTGCACGAAAAAGGCCTCAAATCCACAACCCAGAGAGACGCAATCATAGATGTATTTTTTAAGACCAATACCCACATCAATCTGGAAGAGCTTCTTAAGAGGGTCAGGCGTAAGAATCCCAAGGTCGGCTACGCAACGGTCTATAGGACAATGAAGCTTTTGACCGAATGCGGCGTTGCCATTGAAAGGCAGTTTGGCGATGGCCAGACGAGGTATGAACACATACCCGATGATAGCCACCACGACCACTGTATATGTGTTAAGTGCGGCAAGATTATGGAATTTGAAAACCAGAAGATAGAGCACCTGCAAAAGGAGATAGCCGAAAAGATGGATTTCACCGTTGCCAATCATAAGTTGGAGCTCTACGGCTTTTGTTCAAAGTGCAGAGATTAACCCTTCCTTTTTTAATATCGACATTGAAAATGATTTTTACTATCATTTAACCAGTTGTCCCAAATTGTCAAAGATAAAATGCACGAACATAAAAAAACAAAAATTAAGGAAGAGGGTGAAAGACTTATCCTTGTCGGCAATCCCAATGTTGGGAAGAGCGTCATATTCGGCGCGCTGACAGGGAGATATGTCACCGTATCCAATTATCCAGGCACGACTGTTGAGGTAACAAGGGGGAGCGCCTCCATCGGCGGCAGGAAATATATTGTTATAGACACCCCGGGCGTGAACAGCCTTGTGCCCATGTCTGAAGACGAAAGGGTTACAAGGGATATATTGCTAAATGAGAGGACTGATAGTGTAATACAGGTGGCGGATACAAAAAACCTGAGGAGGTCTCTTCTTATATCCCTACAACTTGCTGAAATCGGGATACCGTTCTCTCTTGCGCTTAATATGATAGATGAGGCAAGAAGTAAGGGATGGAATGTTGACACAGATAGATTGTCGGAGACGCTTGGCATTGATGTAATCCCGACAATTGCAACACAGAGGCAGGGGATAGATAATCTGGTTAAGACAGTTTCTTCCCAAAGGCCGTCTCATTTTAAAGCCGTCTATGGCGCGGATATAGAAGAGGCAATTCAGGCTATTGGGGAATTTTTGCCTGAGACTTTTATATCAGGGAGGGCCATTGCCCTTATGCTCCTTTCAGGCGATGAAACCCTTAACAATTGGCTGCATAAAAACGTTTCAGAGGAGGCTGTTAAAAACATAGAGGATATCCGCTATAATATTCAATCCGGATGCGCAGAGCCGCTTGGCTATATGCTGAATATTGAGAGGCTCAAGATGGTTGACAGGATTGTGGCGGATGTTGTGACAATGGAGCCTGCAAGCGGCGGGAGGATCGCCCTCTTTCTGGGAAAATGGTCAATGCACCCTATTGCCGGCGTCCCAATCCTCTTTGCTGTTTTATATTTAATGTATGTGTTTGTAGGACAGTTTGGGGCGGGAACCAGCGTTAATTTTTTAGAAAAGATTGTGTTTGGCGAATATCTCAATCCATGGGCATCACGGGTTGTAAAAACTATAATACCGGTAGAAATTATCCAGGATATTATGGTCGGGCAATACGGCCTTATAACAATGGCCTTCACATATGCAATTGCAATCATACTTCCCATTGTCGGATATTTTTTCATATTCTTTGGCCTGCTTGAAGATTCAGGATATCTTCCAAGGCTTGCGGTCATGGTGGACAAGATTTTTAAAATAATAGGCCTGAACGGCAAGGCAGTGCTTCCGATGGTCCTTGGTCTTGGCTGCGACACAATGGCTACAATGACAACAAGGATATTGGAGACCAAAAAGGAAAGGATAATTGTAACCCTCCTCCTTGCCCTTGGTGTGCCATGCTCTGCGCAGCTTGGTGTAATCCTTGGTATGCTGGCGGGGGTCTCTTTTAAGGCAACTTTATGGTGGGGAGGGGTTGTGGTTTTTACCATGCTTCTGGTGGGTTTTTTTGCGTCAAAGGTTGTTCCCGGCGAGGCGTCGGATTTTTTGCTGGAGATACCGCCTATACGTGTTCCCAAATTTTCCAATATCCTGATAAAGACCCTTGTAAGGGTAGAATGGTATTTAAGAGAGGCGGTGCCGCTTTTTATCCTTGGAACTTTGTTTTTATTTATAATGGATAAAATATCTGTATTAAACATCATGGAAAGGATAGCGTCCCCGGTTGTTGTCGATTTCCTTGATTTGCCTGCAAAGGCTACAGAGGCATTTATCGTAGGTTTTTTAAGAAGGGACTACGGCGCAGCGGGGCTCTTTGCATTGCAGAAAGACGGCATGTTAAACCCTATTCAGGTTGTGACGAGCCTTGTTACAATGACCCTTTTTGTTCCGTGCATAGCAAACTTTTTTATGATAGTAAAGGAAAGGGGGCTTATGACCGCCGTCTGGATGAGTGCATTCATATTTCCATTTGCAGTCCTTGTCGGCGGGGCGTTAAATTTTATTTTGAGGGCGCTGGAGATAAATCTGTAAAAACCTCAAGGCTAAAGCCTTGAGTTACAAGTGTAGCTCAAACCTTTAGGTTTGAAAAAAACAGGAGACCCTATGACAGACCAAAAAACCGTAGAAGAGATTCTGGAATTTATCTGGACACAGAGGGAGGCTGGCAAGGACAGTGTTTCCGAGCTTTTAAAAATAGATGAGGTCAAAGAGGCAAAGGCAGATATGACAGCCTTGCTGGCCTTGCAGGACGACGGCCTGGTTCGCATCAAAGACGACATAATCACGCTTACATCAAAGGGTGAAAAATTAGCAGAGACCACGGTCAGGAGGCATAGGCTTGCGGAGAGGCTTTTAACTGAGGTTTTGGAGATTGAAGAAAATGCCCTGGAAGAGAGCGCGTGCAGTTTTGAACATTCCCTTTCGCCAATTGTTACAGACAGCATCTGCACGCTTTTGGGACATCCCCCCACATGCCCGCACGGCCATCCGATACCAAGGGGAGAGTGCTGCAGGAAGTTCAGGGTGGATGTAAAACCATTGGTTCAGCCTTTAAAAGATATGGAGATAGGCCAGAGCGGAAGGATAGTTTTTATCATTCCTGCTTCCCATTCAAGGCTGGACAGGCTCGGCTCTCTCGGCATTGTCCCCGGCAGCATTATAAGACTGCATCAGAAAAGACCATCCTTTGTCATAGAGATCGGTGAGACCACCCTTGCGATAGATTACGACATTACAAAAGAGATATATGTAAAAAAAGAATCTTAACAGTTCCCTCTTCCCTTGCGGGAGAGGGTCAGGGTGAGGGGTATTTTCGAGACAATATGCTGTTAAAATCCAGGCCGGTCTTTTTTATTGCTATAGCAGCTATACTTTCCTTTGCCGCGTTTCAGAGAAATACTGCATGGATGGGAAGGGCTGCCATATGGCTGGATGCAGCGCAAAAGGCGCCTTTGAAGGCCAGGCCGCATGCAAATGTGGGGCTTTTCTATGACATGGCAGGCGATCTTGACAAGGCCCGGGATGAATATAAAAGGGCCATACAATTAGAACCCGATTATCTTGCCCCTTACGGCCCACTGGCGGTTATCTACGGGAAAAAGGGGGATATTGACATGGCTATTAATATGCTTTTGTGGGCTATAGAGCGGCTGCCCGGGAAAGACCCAAAATTCAATACTGCCCTTGGTGTTGCATATAGAGCCAAAGGTATGTTAAAAGAGGCTGAAATGGAGTTTCAGGAGGCCCTCAGGGTAAACCCGTATTACGACATAGCGCATTATAATCTGGCGCAGATTTATGAACAGATAGGTTTAAAAGACGAGGCATTAAAACATTACAGGAGTTTTCTTGAGACCGCGCCGCCCAACCCCTAATCTGTATCTATTTTACACTGGCGGATGTTTAGGATTTATGTTAGCTTATCTGTAACATTCTTTATAGGCGAGAGAGATGAATAACTGTAAACGCAAACTTTTTTATTCTCTATCCTGTATCCTGTTTTCTGTATGCTGTATCCCTATTCCCTCCTTTGCCTCTGACGAGGCACCAGTCTTGAGATTCGTATTTACCATTGAGAAATTCTCTAAGGACCCTCTTGATACACCCATAGGGCTCTTTGTTGACAAAGAACGTAAGGAGATATATATAGCTGACAGCGGCAGAAACGAGGTTCTCATTTTTGACCTGAAAGGCCATCCGCTTTTCAAGTTTGGAAAGGCGCAGGGGATTTCAAATCCATTTGATATGGTGGTAAAGGATAGCCGCATCTATCTGGTTCAGGAAGGCAAGCCGTATATAGAGATATTTAATTACAGGGGAGAGTCTGTAGATAGGCTTACGCCGCCTGAAGACATGCCTTTTGCCCCGGGAAGGATTGCCATTGATGAAGATAATAATATCTATGTTATCAATAAGAATAAAACCACCTGTCTTATCTTTGATAAAAACGATACATTTATCGGAAGTATCGGCAAAGGGCTTCCATCCCTCACAGGTGTTGCGGTTTCAAAAGACAGGGTTTATCTTATAACGCCTTTTGGGGGCCGCTCAGTCCAGGTATATGATAAGAAAGGAAATTTTATAATGGCATTTGAGGGGATAGAGGGAGAAGGCGGAACCCTCGGGCTTCCTACCAATGCGATGATAGACAGGGGCGGACTGTTGTGGCTGGTGGATTCGCTAAGGGGAATATCCGTGTATAAAGAGGACGGCATAAAACTTTTCCAGCTTGGCGAATACGGCGCTGAAAAATGGCAGCTATTTTTTCCTATGGATATTGACTTTGATAAAGGGAATATGGTATATATAACTAACAAAGGGTCTAAAAGTATAGGTGTGTTTGCAATAGAGAATCAAGAGCGGCTTTATGGCAAGTAAGGGAGTGTGAAATGAGGCGCCTCTATAGAGGTTTAATTATTTGTTTAATCGGCAGCGCAATAAGTTCTACCCTTGCCTACGCAGGCGAATATCATAATCCCAGAGAGAGAACCTCCGCTCAAACTGAAGATACCCTTGCCTGCGCCCAGTGCCATGCAATGCACGGGAGTCAGGGCGCAGGGGCGACAGCTGGATCTTTGACATATAACACATCATTACCCGGGATTTATCCAAAACTCCTCAGAGCGGCAACCGTCCTTGAGCTTTGCCTTTTTTGTCACGGCGATGTTAGTCCTGGGGTTGTTGCCTCGGGTAATAGAACCCCGCCGCAGATTTTGAATAATCAAATAGCAGCAACATATATACCATCTGCCGGTGATTTTGCTGACGGAGGTTATGTAAACCAAGCCAATAGGCACAGTATAGGTTTGACAGATTTCGCGGTGTCCGGGCCGCCCGGCAACAACAATGCCGCAGGGTGGAATAATGGGACTACTAATAGTGTGGTTGGCAAGTTTGGTAACGCCATTGTTTGTATTTATTGTCATGACCAGCATGGCAATAGGAATTACAGAAATTTTAGGTATGACCCTGGGAACCCGGTCAATGATAATCCGACCACTGGCGTTCAAGTGAGTTACAGGATGGATGCGACAGGAAACTGCTCTGACGGGGTTGCGGCCCCCTGCGATGTGGATAACTCAACTGCCGACTTCGCTCTTTATGGCAATCGCGCGAAATATCAAAGAAAGAGTGTTGTATTCAATATGACTACAGGTAGGGATCATAACCGTGTCTCAGAGTGGTGCGGGAAATGTCATACCAAATTTTTTGATATAAGTAATAGTCCCACCAATGACACCACTGGTCCTTATCTGGGTGGCACTGCAGGCGCTGGTGTGGGGAGTGGTGATACCAATGTAAACACTCCATGGAAAAGGCACCCTGTGGGAGATGTTAATTTAGGCCAGGGGGTTACAAACATGCATGTAGATTTCAACGCCTCTTCTTATTCTTCTTATATTAATAAAGATAAAGTGCGCGTTGTTGCGGATACCATCACTAATCCAACTAGTATCGCTGCTAATGATGCCCAGCCCTTCTGTCTTTCCTGCCATTATTCCCATGGCGGGGGAAATCCGAACAGGAACGGAACCACCACCCTTGACCATAGCAATCTTGTGATGCTTGGGGATGGCGGCGAATTAAATCTGAAAGGCCCTACTACTGGTGTTACCTATCGAATGCGTAATACATGCCTGCAGTGCCATAATCAGTAGGAAGAAAAACAGTACAGGTAAAAGAGAGGCAACATAATGAGACCGAAAATATTATCAATCTTTCTAATAGTCTCCTTGCTTTTAGCTTGCAAGGCATGGTCTAAAGATGTCCCTTATGTCAGCCTATTCTTATAGAAGAGAAATTTTTCGCAAAGTCTTCTGACATCGGTCTTTATTGAAGCGAGTTTTGGCTCGTCTTTTCTATTTTTTACGGCATCATCCATAAGATTGGCAATAACCCTCATCTCGGCCTCTTTCATGCCTCTGGTAGTTACAACAGCCGTTCCGACCCTTATACCGCTGGTTACAAACGGGCTTCTAATTTCAAATGGGATTGTGTTTTTATTTACTGTAATGCCCGCTTTTACAAGGGCATCTTCCGCCTCTTTTCCTGTAATATCCTTTTTAGTCAAATCAACAAGCATAAGATGATTGTCTGTCCCGCCTGAAACAAGGTCATAGCCTTTATTTATAAGTTCACTGGCAAGTGTTTTTGCGTTGGCTACAATCTGTTTCTGATATTCTTTAAATGAAGGCAGAAGCGCCTCTTTGAATGCAACCGCTTTTGCGGCAATTACATTCATAAGAGGCCCGCCCTGAATGCCGGGGAATATCTGTTTATCCACAGCCTTTGCGTAGTCGGCCCTGCACATGATCATGCCAGCCCTTGGACCACGGAGCGTCTTGTGCGTTGTAGTTGTGACAAACTCTGCATAAGGCACCGGGCTTGGATGTAATCCTGCAACAACAAGGCCTGCAATATGGGCAATGTCCGCCATCACTACAGCGCCTACCTCATCTGCAATCTCCCTGAATGCCTTAAAATCTATGATCCTCGGATAGGCGCTTGCGCCTACAACGATCATCTTTGGACGGCGCTGTTTTACCAAATCCCTTACCTCGTCATAGTCAATCCTGTGATTATCTTTTCTAACCCCGTAAAAGACGATATTGTAGAGCTGTCCTGAAAAGTTTACAGGGCTTCCATGGGTGAGGTGTCCGCCGTGGGAAAGATTCATTCCGAGAACAGTATCCCCAGGCTTTAAAACCGACATATAGACAGCCATATTGGCCTGCGAGCCTGAATGGGGCTGGACATTAACATGGTCGCAGTTAAAGAGTTTTTTGGCCCTTTCTATAGCAAGGGTCTCAGCAATATCAACAAACTCGCATCCGCCGTAATATCTCTTGCCGGGATACCCCTCGGCATATTTATTTGTCATGACACTGCCAAGGGCCTCAAGCACAGCCTCGCTTACAATATTTTCAG is part of the Deltaproteobacteria bacterium genome and harbors:
- the rplQ gene encoding 50S ribosomal protein L17 is translated as MRHNRDEKRFDRPVGHLRCMMANMTNSFFLHGRIKTTLAKAKELRRFAEGMITLGKKGDMPARRRAMAFMRDKTIVTRLFDEISSKYKDRNGGYTRILHADVRPGDSSQMALIELTPAGEEKQEKKGKTMKPASQKKAAGSAKRVEKAA
- a CDS encoding transcriptional repressor: MKLADKKELLQKYLHEKGLKSTTQRDAIIDVFFKTNTHINLEELLKRVRRKNPKVGYATVYRTMKLLTECGVAIERQFGDGQTRYEHIPDDSHHDHCICVKCGKIMEFENQKIEHLQKEIAEKMDFTVANHKLELYGFCSKCRD
- the feoB gene encoding ferrous iron transport protein B, which gives rise to MHEHKKTKIKEEGERLILVGNPNVGKSVIFGALTGRYVTVSNYPGTTVEVTRGSASIGGRKYIVIDTPGVNSLVPMSEDERVTRDILLNERTDSVIQVADTKNLRRSLLISLQLAEIGIPFSLALNMIDEARSKGWNVDTDRLSETLGIDVIPTIATQRQGIDNLVKTVSSQRPSHFKAVYGADIEEAIQAIGEFLPETFISGRAIALMLLSGDETLNNWLHKNVSEEAVKNIEDIRYNIQSGCAEPLGYMLNIERLKMVDRIVADVVTMEPASGGRIALFLGKWSMHPIAGVPILFAVLYLMYVFVGQFGAGTSVNFLEKIVFGEYLNPWASRVVKTIIPVEIIQDIMVGQYGLITMAFTYAIAIILPIVGYFFIFFGLLEDSGYLPRLAVMVDKIFKIIGLNGKAVLPMVLGLGCDTMATMTTRILETKKERIIVTLLLALGVPCSAQLGVILGMLAGVSFKATLWWGGVVVFTMLLVGFFASKVVPGEASDFLLEIPPIRVPKFSNILIKTLVRVEWYLREAVPLFILGTLFLFIMDKISVLNIMERIASPVVVDFLDLPAKATEAFIVGFLRRDYGAAGLFALQKDGMLNPIQVVTSLVTMTLFVPCIANFFMIVKERGLMTAVWMSAFIFPFAVLVGGALNFILRALEINL
- a CDS encoding metal-dependent transcriptional regulator is translated as MTDQKTVEEILEFIWTQREAGKDSVSELLKIDEVKEAKADMTALLALQDDGLVRIKDDIITLTSKGEKLAETTVRRHRLAERLLTEVLEIEENALEESACSFEHSLSPIVTDSICTLLGHPPTCPHGHPIPRGECCRKFRVDVKPLVQPLKDMEIGQSGRIVFIIPASHSRLDRLGSLGIVPGSIIRLHQKRPSFVIEIGETTLAIDYDITKEIYVKKES
- a CDS encoding tetratricopeptide repeat protein, producing the protein MLLKSRPVFFIAIAAILSFAAFQRNTAWMGRAAIWLDAAQKAPLKARPHANVGLFYDMAGDLDKARDEYKRAIQLEPDYLAPYGPLAVIYGKKGDIDMAINMLLWAIERLPGKDPKFNTALGVAYRAKGMLKEAEMEFQEALRVNPYYDIAHYNLAQIYEQIGLKDEALKHYRSFLETAPPNP
- the glyA gene encoding serine hydroxymethyltransferase yields the protein MSILKKFDPEIFEAIRLETERQEYKLELIASENIVSEAVLEALGSVMTNKYAEGYPGKRYYGGCEFVDIAETLAIERAKKLFNCDHVNVQPHSGSQANMAVYMSVLKPGDTVLGMNLSHGGHLTHGSPVNFSGQLYNIVFYGVRKDNHRIDYDEVRDLVKQRRPKMIVVGASAYPRIIDFKAFREIADEVGAVVMADIAHIAGLVVAGLHPSPVPYAEFVTTTTHKTLRGPRAGMIMCRADYAKAVDKQIFPGIQGGPLMNVIAAKAVAFKEALLPSFKEYQKQIVANAKTLASELINKGYDLVSGGTDNHLMLVDLTKKDITGKEAEDALVKAGITVNKNTIPFEIRSPFVTSGIRVGTAVVTTRGMKEAEMRVIANLMDDAVKNRKDEPKLASIKTDVRRLCEKFLFYKNRLT